In Deltaproteobacteria bacterium, one DNA window encodes the following:
- a CDS encoding efflux RND transporter periplasmic adaptor subunit: MKKTIAFLIVAGLIALLGWRLYQGYTAKQGQVKTNGNRAVAVRTEPVRMMTVRDIRVFTGSLRAESTFYVASKVGGRLEKVAVHIGEKIRQGQMVARIEAAEYRQQVEEARAEFEVAKARIVQCRARLNLVEIEFKRVRTLREKNISSASEFDKTESELKAAQAELMVLQAQVDQKEAALKAAQIRLGYTELKAVWENGSDVRYVGERFVDEGQMLSANTPILSIVNIKTLNAVVNAIEQDYPYLKQGQEAVITTDAFPGSEFKGTVWRISNILQESTRQAEVEIRVPNPDLKLKPGMFVRVRIQFARHANATAVPEAALVGYHGKSGVYLLSADEKSVSFVPVEKGIEDDGWVEVVSPPLSGNVVTIGHQLLKDGAAVVVPGPASGHGDAGASSTGALKK; encoded by the coding sequence ATGAAAAAAACAATCGCTTTTTTAATTGTCGCGGGATTGATCGCCCTGCTTGGCTGGCGCTTGTACCAGGGCTATACGGCCAAGCAGGGCCAAGTGAAGACCAACGGCAATCGCGCCGTGGCTGTACGCACCGAGCCCGTCCGCATGATGACTGTCCGGGACATTCGGGTTTTCACGGGGTCCCTCCGGGCGGAGAGCACCTTCTATGTCGCTTCCAAGGTCGGCGGCCGGCTGGAAAAAGTGGCGGTCCATATCGGCGAAAAGATACGGCAGGGGCAGATGGTCGCCCGCATCGAAGCGGCCGAATACCGGCAGCAGGTCGAGGAAGCCCGCGCGGAATTCGAAGTCGCCAAGGCACGCATCGTACAGTGCCGGGCGCGGCTCAATCTGGTTGAAATCGAGTTCAAACGCGTCCGCACGCTTCGCGAAAAGAATATATCATCGGCCTCGGAATTCGATAAAACCGAGTCGGAGCTCAAGGCCGCGCAGGCGGAGCTGATGGTGCTGCAAGCCCAGGTCGATCAGAAGGAAGCGGCATTGAAAGCCGCACAAATTCGTCTCGGGTACACCGAGCTGAAGGCCGTGTGGGAAAACGGCTCCGATGTGCGTTACGTGGGTGAACGGTTCGTGGATGAGGGCCAGATGCTGTCGGCCAACACCCCGATCCTCAGTATCGTCAACATTAAAACGCTGAACGCCGTGGTCAACGCCATCGAGCAGGATTATCCCTATTTAAAACAAGGCCAGGAAGCCGTCATCACGACGGATGCATTTCCCGGGAGCGAGTTCAAGGGCACCGTCTGGCGAATATCCAACATATTGCAGGAATCGACGCGCCAGGCGGAAGTGGAAATCCGGGTGCCGAATCCGGATCTTAAGTTAAAGCCGGGCATGTTCGTGCGGGTGCGCATCCAGTTTGCAAGGCATGCAAACGCAACGGCCGTTCCGGAAGCGGCCCTGGTGGGATATCACGGTAAAAGCGGTGTTTATCTGCTGTCGGCGGATGAAAAGAGCGTCTCTTTCGTCCCCGTCGAAAAGGGGATCGAGGACGACGGCTGGGTGGAAGTGGTTTCTCCGCCCCTGTCCGGTAACGTGGTCACCATCGGCCATCAACTCCTGAAAGACGGCGCAGCCGTCGTGGTGCCGGGCCCGGCTTCGGGGCACGGCGACGCCGGGGCATCTTCAACAGGTGCATTGAAAAAATGA